CGGTCTCATCAACTCTGTTTAACCTAGGAGGCTTACATGACGTTTTCGATGAAAGTGCTTGGAACCTTAACCGCTGCCATGTTTTTGACCACGGGCTTGGCCATTGCCGGACCAGAAAAAGATCCTTTACCATCCCGTGTTCCCGCTGATAAACGGAGTGAAGCTAAAAAAGATAAAACAGACTTATACTCCAAGGCCGAAGATGCTCCGCCTGAGATTGTAGCGGAAGGAAAAGCTTTGTATGAGGGAAAAGGGACTTGCATTAACTGCCACGGCAAAGAAGGCAATGGGCAAGGTCCGGCAGGAGCCGTCTTAAATCCGGGTCCCCGCGATTTCACCAATTGTAAATTTCACAAGAAACGGAAAGATGGCGAACTCATGTGGGTCATCAAGAATGGTAGCCCGGGCACAGGCATGGTTCCCTTAGTCCCAGCCACTATCAACGAAGAAGAAGCCTGGAAGATCATTGCGTACGAAAGAAGTTTCTGCAAATAATAGTAGTAGGTATCTTCATGAAAACCCCCGCTGGGCTTGACCGGCGGGGGTTTTTTTTTGAGAAAAGCCTTACCCCTGCCAATAATGACGGTTCCCCGTTGACACCATTCAAATCCCTTGACTAGACTCAATGTGGTAGAAGGTAACTTTACCACTATTCGTCAATCAAATTTTTAGTGTAAGGAGAGCATAATCATATGGCTAAACGACGATCACTTCAGGAGGACGCAACCTCTCTAAAAGCCAAGGTCACGAAATCCCTAGCCAGTAGCGACAATCCTGAGGGAGATTCAGCCATTCGGTCATTACGAAAACGATTACGACGGGTGCAACGGAAGGTCCGAACCGCTAAGCGGCGAGAGGAACACCGAAAATCAAAGAAAGTCGGGGCAGAGGCCTAAGGTTCTGCAATCGATCCTGAAGAGAATGTGGAGGAATTAAGTGATGCGAGACGACCAAAATAATATCGATGATGCATTTTCAGATCAAACGGAGGAGTTTGTATCGCTGGAAGGTAAGACAACCCTGCCTCAAGACGAACTAGTGGATGAAGTCTCAGAAGCCATCACGGCAGAAGCAGATGAAGAAACAGCCGACACCGTCGCCTCTGCTGAAACCGAAGAAGGCGTTGAACCAGAAGAAGAGTTGGTCGAAGAGCAGGTTAAAGATGAAATCGATATTCAGATCGATCTCTTAAATGACTCCGAATGGGTCGTCCGACGTGAAGCAGTCATTACCCTTGGCGAAATGGGCGATGAACGCTGTGTCGAGCCTCTCGTTCGGTGCCTTCGAGACGGGGATTGGCAGGTTCGGGATGCCGCAGTTGAAGCCATTGCCATGATTGGGTCACCAGCCGTGGACCTTCTCCTTCGCTAT
Above is a window of Candidatus Nitrospira neomarina DNA encoding:
- a CDS encoding c-type cytochrome, whose amino-acid sequence is MTFSMKVLGTLTAAMFLTTGLAIAGPEKDPLPSRVPADKRSEAKKDKTDLYSKAEDAPPEIVAEGKALYEGKGTCINCHGKEGNGQGPAGAVLNPGPRDFTNCKFHKKRKDGELMWVIKNGSPGTGMVPLVPATINEEEAWKIIAYERSFCK